Genomic window (bacterium):
GAATCAGGCGTCGGGCGCTCGCGATTTTCGCCCAGCCTGGCGCTCTGTGGTGATAGGATGAATCGAACCCGTGGAGGCCCATCATGCGGACAACCCTAGGAATCTCGATTCGCGTACTCGCAGCCCTGGCTTTCGGAGCCTCGGCGGCCTCGGCCGCGGTCCATACCGGCACGATCGACGGCGACGAGGCGCAGGCCGCGACGTGTAGCGCCGGCAGCGTCTCCCGAATCGTGGGGACGTGGGCCTACGACGACGTCACGGGCGTCTTCAGCTGGAGCTACACGTACGGAGACAACGCGCCCGCCTACGACGATGGTGACCTGCTCGGATCCCCGAGCTCCGCGCACTTCCACGGTCCGGCGGCGCCGGGCGTCGGCGCGGGCGTGCGTGTCGGAACGACGACGGTCAATCCGAACACGGACTCGACGACGATCTCGGCGGGCTTCGGCACGGA
Coding sequences:
- a CDS encoding CHRD domain-containing protein — translated: MRTTLGISIRVLAALAFGASAASAAVHTGTIDGDEAQAATCSAGSVSRIVGTWAYDDVTGVFSWSYTYGDNAPAYDDGDLLGSPSSAHFHGPAAPGVGAGVRVGTTTVNPNTDSTTISAGFGTELLSELWYLNVHSSTCTGGELRGQLLVDAPTAVPSIGWPAALVFTIGLTGLGSLALRRRAREV